A region from the Nocardioides exalbidus genome encodes:
- a CDS encoding PTS transporter subunit EIIC, giving the protein MTTTDAAAGGTTKRKINLAPIQKFGRSLMLPIAALPVAALLLRLGSADLLGADGLGWDNVAAVIGAAGGALFDNLPLLFAVGIAIGMAKKADGSTALAAVVGYLVFKGVGNVMSPYIVEGSTVDAAKLGTDGIQYGVLGGIVTGLVSAFLWQRYHRISLPPYLAFFGGRRFVPIITSFAMLVISVLMSFVYPAFDSGLTWLGESVTGNAVLGGFIYGTLNRLLIPLGLHHILNNPPWFVFGEYTDSSGAVWNGDIQRFLHGDPTAGAFMTGFFPIMMFALPAAAIAIWHEAKPQNKKLVGGIMLSAALTAFLTGVTEPLEFAFMFVAFPLYVIHAVLTGTSMALVNALGIKDGFGFSAGLFDYVLNFNIATKPLLIIPIGLAYAVVYYFLFRFVIRKWNLKTPGREDEGDVAGGSILEQDNKA; this is encoded by the coding sequence ATGACCACAACCGACGCCGCCGCGGGCGGCACCACGAAGCGCAAGATCAACCTCGCGCCGATCCAGAAGTTCGGGCGCAGCCTGATGCTCCCGATCGCGGCCCTCCCCGTGGCGGCACTGCTCCTGCGCCTGGGTTCCGCCGACCTGCTCGGCGCCGACGGGCTGGGCTGGGACAACGTCGCGGCCGTCATCGGCGCTGCCGGTGGGGCCTTGTTCGACAACCTGCCGTTGCTGTTCGCGGTCGGCATCGCGATCGGTATGGCCAAGAAGGCGGACGGCTCGACAGCCCTCGCTGCAGTGGTCGGCTACCTGGTCTTCAAGGGCGTCGGCAACGTGATGTCTCCCTACATCGTCGAGGGATCGACTGTCGACGCCGCGAAGCTCGGTACCGACGGCATCCAGTACGGCGTCCTTGGCGGCATCGTCACTGGTCTCGTGAGCGCCTTCTTGTGGCAGCGGTACCACCGGATCTCGCTCCCGCCTTACCTCGCCTTCTTCGGTGGTCGACGCTTCGTCCCGATCATCACATCCTTCGCGATGCTGGTGATCTCGGTGCTGATGAGCTTCGTCTACCCGGCCTTCGACAGTGGTCTGACCTGGCTCGGCGAGTCCGTGACCGGCAACGCCGTCCTCGGCGGCTTCATCTACGGCACGCTCAACCGCCTGCTCATCCCGCTGGGCCTGCACCATATCCTCAACAACCCGCCGTGGTTCGTCTTCGGCGAGTACACCGACAGCAGCGGCGCCGTCTGGAACGGTGACATCCAACGCTTCCTGCACGGCGACCCGACTGCCGGAGCCTTCATGACCGGCTTCTTCCCGATCATGATGTTCGCCCTGCCCGCCGCCGCGATCGCCATCTGGCACGAGGCCAAGCCCCAGAACAAGAAGCTCGTCGGCGGCATCATGCTCTCGGCCGCGCTGACCGCCTTCCTCACCGGCGTCACCGAGCCGCTCGAGTTCGCCTTCATGTTCGTGGCATTCCCGCTCTACGTCATCCACGCCGTCCTCACCGGCACGTCGATGGCACTGGTCAACGCGCTCGGGATCAAGGACGGGTTCGGCTTCTCCGCCGGACTCTTCGACTACGTGCTGAACTTCAACATCGCCACGAAGCCGCTGCTGATCATCCCGATCGGCTTGGCCTACGCGGTCGTCTACTACTTCCTGTTCCGGTTCGTGATCCGGAAGTGGAACCTGAAGACCCCCGGCCGCGAGGACGAGGGTGACGTCGCCGGCGGATCGATCCTCGAGCAGGACAACAAGGCCTGA
- the nagA gene encoding N-acetylglucosamine-6-phosphate deacetylase — protein sequence MLLAAAQVVTPARILAPGWLRLDGDRIAEVGEGTPPRTPDVDLGAATVVPGFIDLHVHGGGGASFDTGTADAAATVADAHLAHGTTSMAASLVTDTPQRMADAVRELALLVEDGHLAGVHLEGPWLSPQRSGAHQPGSLAAPTPAAIEALLDAGGGAVRMVTLAPELPGGIDAVRQLAERGVVAAIGHTDATYDVSREALDAGARLGTHLFNAMRPLHHREPGPVGALLDSPVDVELIADGVHLHPAVLRTVFAAKPDQCVLVTDAMAAAGAPDGDYALGPMAIEVRDGVARLASSGGDGAIAGSTLTMDAAVRYAVRTAGLPLLDVVRAASTTPARVWGLADVGAVEAGRRADLVVLDADLDVLRVMRAGAWVGY from the coding sequence GTGCTCCTCGCCGCAGCACAGGTGGTCACCCCGGCGCGGATCCTCGCGCCGGGGTGGCTGCGCCTCGACGGCGACCGCATCGCCGAGGTCGGGGAGGGCACGCCACCGCGCACCCCCGACGTCGACCTCGGCGCTGCGACCGTCGTCCCCGGCTTCATCGACCTGCACGTCCACGGTGGAGGCGGCGCGAGCTTCGACACCGGTACGGCGGACGCGGCGGCCACCGTCGCCGACGCGCACCTGGCGCACGGCACCACGTCGATGGCCGCCAGCCTCGTCACCGACACCCCGCAGCGGATGGCCGACGCCGTCCGCGAGCTCGCCCTGCTGGTCGAGGACGGCCACCTCGCCGGCGTGCACCTCGAGGGGCCGTGGCTCAGCCCGCAGCGCTCAGGAGCGCACCAACCCGGCTCACTCGCCGCGCCGACCCCGGCCGCGATCGAGGCGCTCCTCGACGCCGGCGGCGGCGCCGTGCGGATGGTCACCCTCGCCCCCGAGCTGCCCGGCGGCATCGACGCCGTCCGGCAGCTCGCGGAGCGCGGGGTGGTCGCCGCGATCGGCCACACGGATGCGACGTACGACGTCTCCCGCGAGGCGCTCGACGCGGGCGCCCGGCTCGGCACCCACCTCTTCAACGCGATGCGCCCGCTCCACCACCGCGAGCCCGGCCCGGTGGGCGCGCTCCTCGACTCCCCCGTCGACGTCGAGCTGATCGCCGACGGCGTGCACCTGCACCCGGCGGTCCTGCGCACCGTGTTTGCCGCGAAGCCCGACCAGTGCGTGCTGGTCACCGACGCGATGGCGGCCGCGGGTGCGCCCGACGGCGACTACGCGCTGGGCCCGATGGCGATCGAGGTCCGCGACGGGGTCGCCCGCCTCGCCTCGTCCGGCGGCGACGGCGCCATCGCCGGCTCCACCCTCACCATGGACGCGGCGGTGCGCTACGCCGTTCGCACGGCCGGGCTGCCGCTGCTCGACGTCGTTCGGGCAGCGAGCACGACGCCCGCCCGCGTGTGGGGGCTGGCCGACGTCGGCGCGGTCGAGGCGGGACGACGTGCCGACCTGGTCGTGCTGGACGCGGACCTCGACGTGCTGCGGGTGATGCGCGCGGGAGCCTGGGTCGGCTACTGA
- a CDS encoding carbohydrate ABC transporter permease, with protein sequence MTETVVATTPPKASGKSPAPRSGGGLNSPRGTVATVIMAVLALLWLFPLVWALINSFRDYDYTQANGYLSFGGWTLDNYREAWERGNFGLHFKNSLLITVPAVLLTLWLSSMVGFVLARFSFRLNLTLLGVFLAANLLPPQALLIPIFRIFREIPLPMFMSDSGSMLNSFWSLILINTAFQLGFCTFVLSNYMKTLPHEIYESAELDGASVWRQYWQLTMPLVRPALAALATLQVTWVYNEFFWATVLLQQGDKYPVTSALNNLRGQFFTDTNLVAAGSILVALPVLVVFFALQKQFVSGLTLGSTKG encoded by the coding sequence ATGACCGAGACCGTGGTCGCCACGACCCCGCCGAAGGCGTCCGGCAAGTCCCCTGCGCCCCGCTCGGGCGGCGGGCTGAACAGCCCGCGCGGAACCGTCGCGACGGTGATCATGGCCGTCCTCGCGCTGCTGTGGCTGTTCCCGCTGGTGTGGGCGTTGATCAACTCGTTCCGCGACTACGACTACACCCAGGCCAACGGCTACCTGTCCTTCGGCGGCTGGACGCTCGACAACTACCGGGAGGCCTGGGAGCGCGGGAACTTCGGCCTGCACTTCAAGAACTCGCTGCTGATCACGGTCCCCGCCGTGCTGCTGACGCTGTGGCTGTCGTCGATGGTCGGCTTCGTGCTCGCCCGGTTCAGCTTCCGGCTCAACCTCACCCTGCTCGGCGTGTTCCTGGCCGCCAACCTGCTCCCGCCGCAGGCGCTGCTCATCCCCATCTTCCGGATCTTCCGCGAGATCCCGCTGCCGATGTTCATGAGCGACTCCGGGTCGATGCTCAACAGCTTCTGGTCGCTCATCCTGATCAACACCGCGTTCCAGCTGGGCTTCTGCACGTTCGTCCTCAGCAACTACATGAAGACGTTGCCGCACGAGATCTACGAGTCGGCCGAGCTCGACGGAGCGAGTGTCTGGCGGCAGTACTGGCAGCTCACCATGCCGCTCGTACGACCCGCGCTGGCGGCGCTCGCCACCTTGCAGGTGACCTGGGTCTACAACGAGTTCTTCTGGGCGACGGTCCTGCTCCAGCAGGGCGACAAGTACCCCGTGACCTCCGCGCTCAACAACCTGCGCGGCCAGTTCTTCACCGACACCAACTTGGTCGCGGCGGGCTCGATCCTGGTGGCGCTGCCGGTGCTGGTGGTCTTCTTCGCGCTGCAGAAGCAGTTCGTCTCCGGCCTGACCCTGGGCTCGACCAAGGGCTGA
- a CDS encoding carbohydrate ABC transporter permease: MTDIDTAPQDAPTEGKAPRSRGERKLAGRDRWTVIAMVTLPTVLVVGLVWVPALGSVLLSFTKWNGFGGLDTIEWVGLQNYEDIATIYPPFWPAIQHNLIWLVFLFVFPTMLGVLLAVVLDREMKGSRFYQTAFYMPVVLSLALIGFIWQLFYSRDQGLINQVLGTTVDWYGDPDINLWAVLVATAWRHTGYIMLLYLAGLKGVDASLREAAAVDGASEVKTFFHVIFPVMRPINMIVIVIVVIESLRAFDLVWVINKGRNGLEIIAALVSQNVIGEATRYGFGSALAVIMMLISSIFITLYLRVVFREERNR; this comes from the coding sequence ATGACCGACATCGACACGGCGCCGCAGGACGCGCCGACCGAGGGGAAGGCGCCCCGCTCGCGGGGCGAGCGCAAGCTGGCCGGACGGGACCGGTGGACCGTCATCGCGATGGTCACCCTCCCGACCGTGCTGGTCGTCGGCCTGGTCTGGGTCCCGGCGCTGGGTTCTGTCCTGCTGTCCTTCACCAAGTGGAACGGCTTCGGCGGGCTCGACACGATCGAGTGGGTCGGCCTGCAGAACTACGAGGACATCGCCACGATCTACCCGCCGTTCTGGCCGGCGATCCAGCACAACCTGATCTGGCTGGTGTTCCTGTTCGTCTTCCCGACGATGCTCGGCGTCCTGCTGGCGGTCGTGCTCGACCGCGAGATGAAGGGGAGCCGGTTCTACCAGACCGCCTTCTACATGCCGGTCGTGCTGTCACTGGCGCTCATCGGCTTCATCTGGCAGCTGTTCTACTCACGTGACCAGGGCCTGATCAACCAGGTCCTGGGCACCACCGTGGACTGGTACGGCGATCCCGACATCAACCTGTGGGCGGTGCTGGTGGCGACCGCCTGGCGCCACACCGGCTACATCATGCTGCTCTACCTGGCCGGCCTGAAGGGTGTCGATGCGTCGCTGCGCGAAGCGGCGGCGGTCGACGGCGCCAGCGAGGTGAAGACGTTCTTCCACGTCATCTTCCCGGTCATGCGGCCCATCAACATGATCGTGATCGTCATCGTGGTGATCGAGTCGCTGCGGGCCTTCGACCTGGTCTGGGTGATCAACAAGGGCCGCAACGGTCTCGAGATCATCGCCGCGCTCGTCAGCCAGAACGTGATCGGGGAGGCGACGAGGTACGGCTTCGGGTCGGCGCTCGCCGTGATCATGATGCTCATCTCGTCGATCTTCATCACCCTCTACCTGCGGGTCGTCTTCCGCGAGGAGCGCAACCGATGA
- a CDS encoding ABC transporter substrate-binding protein — protein sequence MSRSRSSAVPRSTVATMSATRRSVMRGMALSGLAVGGANMLAACGGGDEGPATGSGASVKFGINEAEGSGPAYDRLKAIADTYAKETGTEVALNAVDHNTFQESINTYLQGTPDDVFTWFAGYRMSQFADNGLITDLSDQWPIDGLGDSFKQAATASDGKQYFVPISYYPWAVFYRKSVFEKNGWTAPTTNDDFMALMDDMQGKGITPFAFGDKDGWPAMGTFDILNMRLNGFDFHMSLMAGTEKWDGDEVKLVFDTWRKLLPYHQADPLGRTWQEAATSMGKGDCGMYLLGTFVVDGLGENGEDLDFFTFPELDSSIGADALDAPIDGFCVSAAGKNQEAGKAMAKWLGSAAAADAGNNAADAPFIAANDGASTSTYSDLQKKSVEVVSAAANIAQFMDRDTNADFANTVMIPSIQDFLKDPNDIDGVTASIQEQAASIFG from the coding sequence GTGTCCCGTTCCCGTTCCAGCGCCGTACCCCGGTCCACCGTCGCCACGATGTCGGCCACGCGTCGCTCCGTGATGCGCGGCATGGCGCTCAGCGGCCTCGCCGTCGGAGGCGCCAACATGCTCGCCGCGTGCGGTGGCGGCGACGAGGGTCCGGCCACCGGCTCGGGCGCCTCGGTGAAGTTCGGCATCAACGAGGCGGAGGGCTCGGGTCCGGCCTACGACCGGCTCAAGGCCATCGCCGACACCTACGCCAAGGAGACCGGCACCGAGGTCGCGCTCAACGCGGTCGACCACAACACGTTCCAGGAGAGCATCAACACCTACCTCCAGGGCACGCCCGACGACGTGTTCACCTGGTTCGCGGGCTACCGGATGTCGCAGTTCGCCGACAACGGGCTGATCACCGACCTCAGCGACCAGTGGCCCATCGACGGCCTGGGCGACTCGTTCAAGCAGGCGGCCACCGCCTCGGACGGCAAGCAGTACTTCGTGCCGATCAGCTACTACCCGTGGGCGGTCTTCTACCGGAAGTCGGTCTTCGAGAAGAACGGCTGGACCGCGCCCACCACCAACGACGACTTCATGGCCCTGATGGACGACATGCAGGGCAAGGGCATCACCCCGTTCGCCTTCGGCGACAAGGACGGGTGGCCGGCGATGGGCACCTTCGACATCCTCAACATGCGCCTTAACGGCTTCGACTTCCACATGAGCCTCATGGCGGGCACGGAGAAGTGGGACGGCGACGAGGTCAAGCTGGTCTTCGACACCTGGCGCAAGCTGCTGCCCTACCACCAGGCCGACCCGCTCGGTCGCACCTGGCAGGAGGCGGCCACCTCGATGGGCAAGGGCGACTGCGGGATGTACCTCCTCGGCACCTTCGTCGTCGACGGCCTCGGTGAGAACGGCGAGGACCTCGACTTCTTCACCTTCCCCGAGCTCGACTCCTCGATCGGCGCCGACGCGCTCGACGCCCCGATCGACGGCTTCTGCGTCTCGGCCGCGGGCAAGAACCAGGAGGCCGGCAAGGCGATGGCGAAGTGGCTGGGCAGCGCGGCTGCCGCGGACGCGGGCAACAACGCCGCCGACGCGCCCTTCATCGCCGCCAACGACGGGGCCAGCACGTCGACCTACAGCGACCTGCAGAAGAAGTCGGTCGAGGTCGTCAGCGCGGCGGCCAACATCGCGCAGTTCATGGACCGCGACACCAACGCCGACTTCGCCAACACGGTGATGATCCCGTCCATCCAGGACTTCCTGAAGGACCCCAACGACATCGACGGGGTCACGGCCAGCATCCAGGAGCAGGCCGCCTCGATCTTCGGCTGA
- a CDS encoding beta-galactosidase yields MPTPLPALAFGGDYNPEQWPRAAHVEDRALMREAGVDLVTLGVFSWAWLQPGPDEWDFAWLDEQMDELHAAGVRVDLATATASPPPWLARQHPEMLPVTQDGTTLWPGGRQAFCPSSPVYREHALALCTALAERYRDHPALALWHVSNELGCHNARCYCDVSAVAFRTWLRRRYDDDVARLNDAWGTAFWSQRYDDFEQVLPPRSAPTHANPTQQLDFLRFSSDQLLDNFVAERDVLHRVSPGVPVTTNFMVMRQTMEMDYLRWGRELDVVSNDHYLISAEPTGHRELAFSADLTRGTAGGKPWLLMEHSTSAVNWQPRNRAKVDGEMIRNSITHVARGADAVLFFQWRASRAGAEKFHSGLLPHAGTDTRQWREVVELSRTLDAIEEVAGSTARNRAAILFDYEAWWGCELDSHPSVDVRYRDRAEDLHRALSAHGVGVDVVHPGTDLAGYDLVVVPTLYLVQDATVAALTAAAEAGATVVITYFSGIVDEHDHIRLGGYPGAFRDLLGVRTTEFLPLMEGEQVRVEGLGDGAVGADVWAEDLELAGAEVVASHVDGPAVGKPAVTRRDVGSGAAWYVATRLDEAGTDRLVAQVVEEAGLERLPGASASVEVTRRVGEDASWLFVVNHDTGPASVPVHGVELVRGHEVAGDLVVPAGGVAVVREAPAPGRSA; encoded by the coding sequence ATGCCGACTCCCCTGCCCGCACTGGCCTTCGGTGGTGACTACAACCCCGAGCAGTGGCCCCGCGCCGCCCACGTCGAGGATCGCGCGCTGATGCGGGAGGCGGGGGTCGACCTCGTCACGCTCGGCGTCTTCTCGTGGGCCTGGCTCCAGCCCGGGCCGGACGAGTGGGACTTCGCCTGGCTCGACGAGCAGATGGACGAGCTCCATGCCGCGGGCGTGCGGGTGGACCTGGCGACGGCGACCGCGTCCCCGCCGCCGTGGCTGGCCCGGCAGCATCCCGAGATGCTCCCGGTGACGCAGGACGGCACCACCTTGTGGCCGGGTGGGCGTCAGGCGTTCTGCCCCAGCTCCCCGGTCTACCGCGAGCACGCGCTGGCGCTGTGCACCGCGCTGGCCGAGCGCTACCGCGACCACCCGGCCCTCGCGCTCTGGCACGTGTCCAACGAGCTGGGCTGCCACAACGCCCGCTGCTACTGCGACGTGAGCGCGGTGGCGTTCCGCACCTGGCTGCGCCGGAGGTACGACGACGACGTGGCCCGGCTCAACGACGCCTGGGGCACCGCCTTCTGGTCGCAGCGCTACGACGACTTCGAGCAGGTGCTCCCGCCCCGGTCCGCTCCCACCCACGCCAACCCCACTCAGCAGCTGGACTTCCTGCGGTTCTCCTCCGACCAGTTGCTCGACAACTTCGTCGCCGAGCGCGACGTGCTGCACCGCGTCTCGCCGGGAGTCCCGGTGACCACCAACTTCATGGTCATGCGCCAGACCATGGAGATGGACTACCTGCGCTGGGGACGCGAGCTCGACGTCGTGTCCAACGACCACTACCTGATCTCCGCGGAGCCCACCGGCCACCGCGAGCTCGCCTTCAGCGCCGACCTCACCCGGGGCACCGCGGGCGGGAAGCCGTGGCTGCTGATGGAGCACTCGACCAGCGCGGTGAACTGGCAGCCGCGCAACCGCGCCAAGGTCGACGGCGAGATGATCCGCAACAGCATCACCCACGTCGCCCGCGGCGCCGACGCCGTCCTGTTCTTCCAGTGGCGCGCCTCGCGCGCGGGGGCCGAGAAGTTCCACTCCGGGCTGCTCCCCCACGCCGGCACCGACACCCGCCAGTGGCGCGAGGTCGTCGAGCTCTCGCGCACCCTCGACGCGATCGAGGAGGTCGCGGGCAGCACCGCGCGCAACCGGGCCGCCATCCTCTTCGACTACGAGGCCTGGTGGGGCTGCGAGCTCGACTCCCACCCGAGCGTCGACGTCCGCTACCGCGACCGTGCCGAGGACCTGCACCGCGCGCTCTCGGCCCACGGCGTCGGGGTCGACGTCGTGCACCCCGGCACCGACCTCGCGGGCTACGACCTCGTCGTCGTCCCCACCCTCTACCTCGTCCAGGACGCCACGGTGGCCGCGCTGACGGCCGCGGCCGAGGCCGGGGCGACGGTCGTCATCACCTACTTCAGCGGGATCGTCGACGAGCACGACCACATCCGCCTCGGCGGCTACCCCGGCGCGTTCCGCGACCTGCTCGGCGTGCGCACCACCGAGTTCCTCCCGCTGATGGAGGGCGAGCAGGTCCGCGTCGAGGGGCTGGGCGACGGGGCCGTGGGCGCCGACGTGTGGGCCGAGGACCTCGAGCTGGCGGGTGCCGAGGTCGTGGCGTCCCACGTCGACGGGCCCGCCGTCGGCAAGCCGGCGGTCACCCGGCGTGACGTCGGCTCCGGCGCCGCGTGGTACGTCGCCACCCGCCTCGACGAGGCCGGCACCGACCGGCTGGTGGCGCAGGTGGTCGAGGAGGCCGGCCTCGAGCGGCTCCCCGGCGCATCCGCCTCGGTCGAGGTCACCCGGCGCGTGGGCGAGGACGCGAGCTGGCTCTTCGTGGTCAACCACGACACCGGTCCGGCCTCCGTGCCGGTCCACGGCGTCGAGCTGGTGCGAGGTCACGAGGTCGCGGGCGACCTGGTCGTGCCGGCCGGCGGTGTCGCCGTGGTCCGCGAGGCACCGGCGCCGGGTCGGAGCGCCTGA
- a CDS encoding DeoR/GlpR family DNA-binding transcription regulator — MLAAQRRSRILAELSRDGTVRVTDLVELLGVSDMTVRRDLVALHRDGLLEKVHGGALAVAEPSSSEPGFAAKSVQLRQEKEAIAAAAATLVHTGMAIAVSAGTTTHALTEHIARIPNLTVVTNSVWVADVLHRTGDATTSVLLTGGLRTPSDALVGPVAVSSLRTLHVDAFFMGVHGMDVRAGFSTPNLLESETNRAMIERSRRLIVLADSSKWGVVGLSSMAGLSEASVLVTDSGLSAHASGALADHVGELVVVDPADMDDLDTAEDA, encoded by the coding sequence ATGCTCGCCGCACAGCGACGGAGCCGGATCCTGGCCGAGCTCAGCCGCGACGGCACCGTGCGCGTCACCGACCTCGTCGAGCTGCTCGGGGTCTCCGACATGACCGTGCGCCGCGACCTCGTCGCGCTGCACCGCGACGGCCTCCTCGAGAAGGTCCACGGCGGCGCGCTCGCCGTGGCCGAGCCGTCGTCGTCCGAGCCGGGGTTCGCCGCGAAGTCCGTCCAGCTGCGGCAGGAGAAGGAGGCGATCGCCGCCGCCGCCGCCACGCTCGTGCACACCGGCATGGCCATCGCGGTCTCCGCCGGCACCACCACCCACGCCCTCACCGAGCACATCGCCCGCATCCCGAACCTCACGGTGGTCACCAACTCCGTGTGGGTCGCCGACGTGCTGCACCGCACCGGCGACGCGACGACCTCGGTGCTGCTCACCGGCGGGCTCCGCACGCCGTCCGACGCGCTCGTCGGTCCGGTCGCGGTCTCGTCGCTGCGCACCCTGCACGTCGACGCGTTCTTCATGGGGGTGCACGGCATGGACGTGCGCGCCGGGTTCAGCACCCCCAACCTCCTCGAGAGCGAGACCAACCGCGCCATGATCGAGCGCTCGCGCCGCCTCATCGTGCTCGCCGACTCCAGCAAGTGGGGAGTGGTCGGGCTCAGCAGCATGGCCGGGCTCTCGGAGGCGTCGGTGCTGGTCACCGACTCCGGGCTCTCCGCGCACGCCAGCGGCGCGCTCGCCGACCACGTCGGCGAGCTGGTGGTCGTCGACCCCGCCGACATGGACGACCTCGACACGGCGGAGGACGCGTGA
- a CDS encoding alpha-galactosidase — MSLVVGRDASGVPVVLHWGAGLGDVDDATLLALEVARRPGVSRSSYDLPRRTGLVPDGTRGFSGTPGLAGHRVGGDARAAAPSLVDWTVERDGDTLTCTSVDDEAGWQVDVELALDEGGLLHARTSVTNTVAGDLHLSSVLTSLPVAAHATELLDLTGRWCKERTPQRHPWVQGTHRRDARHGRTGHDATLLLVAGTPGFSFGAGEAWAVHTAWSGNHTHYAERTPEGDCLLGGGELLAPGEVVLATGETYRSPELLGSWSPAGLDPLSHRFHAHLRAITPRARTERPVIANTWEAVYFDQSLERLAELADVAASVGVERFVLDDGWFLGRRDDTTALGDWTVDPDVWPQGLGPLVEHVTGRGMQFGLWVEPEMVSPDSETARRHPERVLRGRAAVPPAWRRQQVLDLQDEAAYADLRDALLALLDELDIAYLKWDHNRDLTDVTHDGRPAVHGQTLATYTLLDELRAAHPSLEIESCSSGGARVDAGVLARTDRVWASDTNDPLERQHLQRWTSLLVPPELIGAHVGPPTSHTTERTHTLRYRAATALLHHFGIEWDMTGLDETALGELASWIELHKRVRPLIGTGTLVHPDHADPAVLVTGVVAADRTEGWYVVATVASTDTQHPAALRLTGLDPDRLYRLTEELPPGPGGADLTDSWSASGSTLTGRLLAVAGVALPVLHPEEARVLRVRAVDA; from the coding sequence GTGAGCCTCGTCGTCGGTCGCGACGCGTCCGGCGTCCCCGTGGTCCTCCACTGGGGTGCCGGCCTCGGCGACGTCGACGACGCCACCCTGCTCGCGCTCGAGGTCGCGCGCCGACCGGGCGTCTCGCGGTCGTCGTACGACCTCCCGCGCCGCACCGGGCTCGTCCCCGACGGCACGCGGGGGTTCAGCGGCACCCCCGGCCTGGCCGGTCACCGCGTCGGCGGCGACGCGCGCGCGGCCGCGCCCAGCCTGGTCGACTGGACCGTGGAGCGTGACGGCGACACCCTCACCTGCACCTCGGTCGACGACGAGGCCGGGTGGCAGGTCGACGTCGAGCTGGCCCTAGACGAGGGTGGCCTCCTGCACGCCCGCACGAGCGTGACCAACACCGTGGCCGGCGACCTCCACCTCTCGTCGGTCCTCACGTCGCTCCCGGTCGCAGCACACGCCACCGAGCTCCTCGACCTCACCGGCCGCTGGTGCAAGGAGCGCACGCCCCAGCGGCACCCGTGGGTGCAGGGCACCCACCGGCGCGACGCCCGCCACGGTCGTACGGGCCACGACGCCACCCTGCTCCTGGTCGCCGGGACGCCCGGCTTCTCCTTCGGCGCCGGCGAGGCGTGGGCTGTCCACACCGCGTGGAGCGGCAACCACACCCACTACGCCGAGCGCACGCCCGAGGGCGACTGCCTGCTGGGTGGCGGCGAGCTGCTGGCACCGGGCGAGGTCGTCCTCGCCACGGGCGAGACCTACCGCTCCCCCGAGCTGCTCGGCTCCTGGTCGCCGGCGGGCCTCGACCCCCTCAGCCACCGCTTCCACGCCCACCTCCGCGCGATCACGCCGCGCGCCCGCACGGAGCGACCCGTCATCGCCAACACCTGGGAGGCGGTCTACTTCGACCAGTCGCTCGAGCGGCTCGCCGAGCTCGCCGACGTCGCGGCGTCGGTCGGCGTGGAGCGCTTCGTCCTCGACGACGGGTGGTTCCTCGGCCGGCGCGACGACACCACGGCCCTCGGTGACTGGACCGTCGACCCCGACGTGTGGCCGCAGGGCCTCGGACCCCTCGTCGAGCACGTGACCGGGCGCGGCATGCAGTTCGGCCTCTGGGTCGAGCCCGAGATGGTCAGCCCCGACTCCGAGACCGCACGACGGCACCCGGAGCGGGTGCTGCGCGGGCGAGCGGCCGTGCCGCCGGCCTGGCGGCGCCAGCAGGTGCTCGACCTCCAGGACGAGGCGGCCTACGCCGACCTGCGCGACGCGCTCCTGGCCCTGCTCGACGAGCTCGACATCGCCTACCTCAAGTGGGACCACAACCGCGACCTCACCGACGTCACCCACGACGGCCGCCCGGCGGTCCACGGACAGACCCTGGCGACCTACACGCTGCTCGACGAGCTGCGCGCGGCCCATCCATCGCTCGAGATCGAGTCGTGCTCGTCGGGCGGGGCGCGGGTCGACGCCGGCGTGCTGGCACGCACCGACCGCGTCTGGGCCAGCGACACCAACGACCCCCTCGAGCGCCAGCACCTGCAGCGCTGGACCTCGCTGCTGGTGCCCCCGGAGCTGATCGGCGCGCACGTCGGACCTCCGACCTCCCACACCACCGAGCGGACGCACACCCTGCGCTACCGCGCCGCCACCGCCCTGCTGCACCACTTCGGGATCGAGTGGGACATGACCGGGCTCGACGAGACCGCCCTGGGCGAGCTGGCGTCGTGGATCGAGCTGCACAAGCGCGTCCGTCCCCTCATCGGCACCGGCACGCTGGTGCACCCGGACCACGCCGACCCCGCCGTGCTCGTCACCGGCGTGGTCGCCGCGGACCGCACCGAGGGGTGGTACGTCGTCGCGACCGTCGCGTCCACCGACACGCAGCACCCGGCGGCGCTGCGACTGACCGGCCTCGACCCGGACCGCCTCTACCGCCTGACGGAGGAGCTGCCCCCGGGACCGGGCGGAGCCGACCTCACCGACTCCTGGTCGGCCTCCGGGTCGACGCTCACCGGTCGGCTGCTGGCCGTGGCCGGTGTCGCGCTACCGGTCCTGCACCCGGAGGAGGCGCGCGTGCTGCGCGTGCGCGCCGTCGACGCCTGA